Below is a window of Burkholderia cepacia DNA.
GGAACGGTTTGACGATCAGCGTGCCCGCGTGGTTGAAGAGGATGTCCGCATTGCCGTACTGCTTGCGCGCCGCATCGACCGCGTTCCGGACCTCCGCCTGCTTCGACACGTCCGCGCCGAGGCCGATCGCCTGCAGGCCGGCGTCGCGCAGCCGCGCGGCGAGCGTTTCGGCCGCGTCGCCGTCGCGGTCGATGATCGCCACCTTCGCGCCCTGCGCGGCGAACAGTTCGGACGCCGCGCCGCCGCATCCGCCGGCGCCGCCGCTGACGATGGCGACCTTGCCGGCCAGGCGGCCGTCAATCTTGACATTCATGTGTGGTTCTCCAGTCTGGTTCGTTCGGTCTGCTTAGCTGAACAGGGTCCGCAGGTGATCGTTGAGGAAGTAGCCTTCGGGATCCACGCTGCGGCGCAGCGCGCGGAATGCTTCGGCCTTGGGGAACCAGCGATCGACGTCGTCGCGGTTCGTGAAATGCAATTTGCCCCAGTGCGGACGCGACGCGTAGTCGCGAAGGATGTCGTCGACGTCCTTCAGGAACGGCCAGTAGTCGACGCCGTTCGGGCCGCCCGAGCATGAAATCGTGACGCTGTCCTGTTGATGGAACGGGCTGATCCACGCCGGATCGCCCTTGGTAAAGCGGTATTCGACCGGGAAGATGCAGTCGCGGTGTTTCGTGAGAATGAGCTCACGCACGCGGCGCAGCGCTTCCTTGCCGTGTTGCGCGGGCACCGCGTATTCGAGCTCGTGGAAGTTCGGCACGTAGTGGATCGCATACACCTCGGAGCTGTAGGCGATCTTCTCGTGCTCGCCTTCGTGGAACGTGCGTTCGTCGGTAACGTCCATCACCTTGATCTCGCACACGTCGTAGTCCTTCTTCGAGTTCGACACCTTCGTGGTGTCGGGCAGGCAGTACAGGTCACGGCTCGCGGAGGTCGGGCACCAGAAGAAGCCGAAATGCCGGTGCTTCGCCGCCAGCTCGTCGTACTGCTCCATCAACGCGTCGAAGTCCTCGCGCCACACGCGGTCGTGCAGCCAGAACGCATCGGTCACCTGCAGCGTCAGCTCCGACACCACGCCGAACATGCCGATATTCACCTGCGTCGCATGCAGCAGGTCGGGATCCTTTCGGTCGCTCACGTCCAGGATCGAGCCGTCCGGACGCACGATGCGCATCCCGACGACCTGCGACGACAGGTTGCTCAGCGTCGTCCCCGTGCCGTGCGTGCCGGTGGCGAGCGCACCGGCGATCGCCTGCGAATCGATGTCGCCCTGGTTGACGAGCGACAGGCCAACCTCCTTCAGGTGGCGCGTCACCGCGTTCAGCTTGGTGCCGGCCTTCACCGTCACACGCTTGCGGCCCTGATCGACATCGACGATGCCCTGGTAATCCTGCAGCGACAGCAACAGCCCGCTGGTCGCGACGACGGGCGTGAACGAGTGCCCCGATCCCGAGCAGCGGACATGCTTGCCCTGGCGCGTCGCGGTGCGCACCAGTTCCGCGATCTCGGCCTCGCTGGTCGGCGCGGCCAGGTGCGCGGCCACGCACGACTGGTTGCCGACCCAGTTTCTCCAAAATCCGCCACGGGGAAGTTCCATCGACGTCGCTCCTGTATTGGTGTCGTGCCAAAGGTAGGGCGTCGGCAGGCTTTTCACTATCGGATTTCGGCAAGTTAGGGTTTTGACGAGCCTGTGCCGGTTACGGCCTTTTTGACCGGCCGGGCGAGCGGCTACAATGAATCGGTCCGGACCGCCCCTTCCCGTTCCTTCCCGCCCCCGATGACGCCGCCTGCCCATCCGAGCGATTTCTCCCGCGACCCGCTGTTCGCGCGCACGGTCGCGTTCTGCGCGTTCACCGACGTGGAAGAACAGGCGCGATCGTTTGACGGCTGGAACATGAACTACACGCAGATCTCGGGCGGGTTGTTTCACGGCTCGTCGTCGATCGTGTCGCTGGGCGGCATCAAGCTGCTGGTCGAGGACCTCGACAAGATCATCCTGCAACAAGGCGCGGTGCCGTCCGAGCGGATCGCCGTGGCCGTGCCGCTGGAACTGGAAGGCCATGCGCGCCTGTGCGGCGAGAAGAGCGGGCGCGACAGCCTGCACGTGTTCTCGAGCCAGCCGCAATTCGAGTTCTATTCGCCCGACCGGCACCTGCTCGTGAATGTCGAGATCGAGCCCGAGAAGCTGTCGACGGAGGCGATGCGGACGGTGGCCGCGTCGCTGCGCGCGCAACCCCATTCACCGGTGATTCCGATGGCCACCTATGTGGCCGACCATCTGCGCGACCTGCTGCGCCAGACGCTCGCCGCCGCGGCCAGAGGCCCGCGCATCGACGACGTGGCGACCCAGGATCGGATCGAATTGCTGGAGCGCACCGTGCTGTACGCGATTTCGGAAGTGATGACGGCCGCCGTGCCCGAGGCCGGTGTGCCGGCCGCACGCCCGACGAAATACTGGTCGCTGGTCAACGCGGTGCAGGAACGGCTCCAGGACGCCTCGACCTGCCCGCTGTCGATCGCCGAACTGTGCGTCCAGCTCGGCATCAGCCGTCGTACCGCACAGTACGCGTTCCACGACACGTTGAACCTGAACCCGATTGCGTATCTGCGGGCCGTGCGCCTGAATCACGTGCGCCGCGAGCTGCGGCTCGGCGATTCCGTCACGTCCGCCGCCACCAAGTGGGGCTTCTGGCACCTGAGCAGCTTCGCGCAGGACTATCGCGCGATGTTCGGCGAGTTGCCGTCGGCCACGGCGAAACGCTACGCCGCGCACCGGGCTATCTAGGCATCCTTCACGATCCGGCGGCCGGTGCGACGGATGTCGCACTGGCCGCCGTGCTGCCTGCTACATCACTCGTCCTGCTGTTCCTGCTGCGCCTGCACCTGCCGCTGCTGGATGAACTGCCGCACATCGCTCATCGTCACGCGACCGGTGTGCTTCGCATCGATCTCGTCGAAGTGCTTCGACACGAAACCGAGCCCGCTGCTCTGCGCCTGCGCCTTCGTCACGGCCGCGCCGTTGCTCAGCACGGTATTGCCGCCGAGCCGCGCGTCGACACGCTGCTGCGCCTGCTGCTGCAGCGCCGAGCCGGTCGACGGCAACACCGGCGCCGCGCGCGTGGCAGGAAAGAACGGACCGTCGACACCGCGCCCGCCGTGCGGCAGCTTCACCGGCGCCACCGCTTGCGGCGGCAACGCATAGGCACTGCTCATCACGGCACCGAGGACGATCAACGGAGACATACGCCGCATCAATTTGATTAGGGACATGATCACTCGCATTCAATGGATGAATAGAGGGTTCCTTTGACAAGGAGTCCCGCTCAAGGGGCCGCCGCCAGCGTCGTTGCGGCCGTCGCGCCCGGGACGCTGCCGGTCGGCACGCTGGGCGGGTTTTCATCCGGCCACGGCGGCGGCAGCGTGTGCAGCGTCAGCGCCGTCGGAATCCGCGCACCCTTGTAGAACGTCGTCAGGTCCCGCTTCATCTGCGGGCGGGCGACGTCGTCCAGGTAGATCATGTGACCGCCCTGGAAGAAGTTCACCTGCAGCTTCGGATTCAGGCCCTTCACCGTTTGCAGCCGCGCGAGTTGCTTCTCGGTGTTGAAGAACGGCGTCGCGAGATCGTGATAGCCGTTCTCCGCGAGTACGCGAAGCTTCGGGTTGAGCTGTAGCGCACCGAGCAGATCGGGGATCGTGTCGGGCATCGGCTGGCCATCGTGCGTGAAGTCCCAGACGCCGATGATGTTGTCGTTCAGCGGCAGGTACGTCGCGTTCGGTGCCGAGTAGCCGAGGTAATCCGGCATCTGCGTCGCGAGCGCGTTCGTGAACGGCTGCGAGATCAGGATGTCGGACGGATCGCCGTCGTTCTGCAGCCGCGGATCGGAGTTCGGCAACGACACGCGTCCGTCATACCGGCCGATCGTCGTCCCGGGCAACAGGCTCGTGCCGAACGGATTCGCGTTGAAGTAGCCCTGCAGCGCCTGCAGCGTCAGGCCCGACGGTATCCCCCACAGCTTGAGCGTTGCATCGCTCGGGAACACCGGCGTGCCGAGCGCATCCGGAATGCCGAGCTGGCTCAACACCCACGACTGCGAATACTTCTGCAGCTGGTTGTAGATCAGCGTCGTGAACAGTTCCGTCTGCAGTGCGTACAGCCCCTGGTTCACCGGCGCCGGCGACACCTGGTTGAAGTACGCCGCGACCGCCGCATAGCCGGGCAGATAGCCGGCCACCGTATCGGTTTCGAGCAGCAGCCCTTCCGTCGACTGCGTGATCGCCACCGCTTCCACCGCATCCGCGAAGTAGTTCAGGATTGCCGACTGCAGCACGATGCCCGTCAGGTGCACGCCGGCCGATTCGAGCGCGAGCGCCAGCATGTCGGTACGCGGCGTGCCGTACGATTCGCCGTACAGGTAGATCGGCGACGTGCCGCGGCTGTTGACGTTCAGGTAGCGCTGGATGAAGTCGCGCATGATGTTCACGTCCGCATCGGAACCCCAGTACTTCTGGTTGGTGTTCGGCAACACGGCTTCCGACAGCCCCGTTCCGGGCGGGTCGATGAACACGAGGTCGGTGGTGTCGATCAGGCTCTCCGCGTTGTCGACGATCGGATAGTTCGGCCAGTTGCTGCCGAACCCCGGATCGGGCGTGGCCACCCGCGTCGGCGCGAACGAGCCGAGCCGCAGCCAGATCGACGACGAGCCGGGGCCGCCGTTATAGACGAACGTGACGGGGCGCGGCTTGCCGTTCTTGCTCGGCGCGGTGTACGCGACATACGACATCGACGCTTCCGCGTTGCCGTTTGCGTCCTGTGCGGTCAGGTGGCCGGTCGTCGTCGTGTAGTTGACCGTCGTGCCGCCGCCCTTCCACTGGTAATGCATGACGGCCGCTTTCTCGGACACCTGCGACGCGGCGAGGCCGTCGGTCGCATTCATCGAGTACGCGACCTGGTCGACGTAAGGCTGGTTGGCCGCCGGCGTCTGGCTGCCGGCCGCTTGCGCACTGGCCTGCTGGCTGGCCGTGGCCTGCGCGAGGCTCGACGCGCCGACGGACGACGAATCGTCGCCGCCGCATGCCGCGAGCGCCAGCGTCATGGCGGTCAATGCGCCTAGCCCGGCCATCCTGCCGCGACGGGCGCGGTGGCTGCCGGTACAGCTTCTGTCTGGTTTCATCTCTATCCTTGTGCCTGGTTCGAATACCACTTCACAAAGGCCGCCTTCACTGGCGAGACGCGCAGCAACACCCGCCACTCGCGCAAAGGCGGTTGGGATCGGACTGCTTCAAGAGACTGAACGTGATACAGACGCAGCAAACTGCTGGCGAGAATCGTGCTTGAACCGCCCCCTGCAGTTTGGACTTCTTTTCTGATTACCGAAATTTACGACATCGACAAAATAGGCGGTGCTGCGCCGCGTTGTCAAAGATCATTCCGATATTAAAAATCCCGTAATGATGCGAAGGGCCGCCAGTGTCTGGCATTTGAAAGAAAACGGGATTATTCGCAGATGGTGCGCTTTATCGGCAATGCTGCGCGAAATATTTTACTTTTTTCTCATAACACTGAAGCCTTGCCTGCGTTGATGCTGCGATGACAAAACCTTCAAATCGACAGAATTTTTCTTTCATTTTTATTATCCGCGATCGATTAATACTGCACGACGACACTCACCCATCACGCCATGATTCGATTAGCTTCAATCTTTCTTTAATCGCCACGCCGCCGCGCACCGCATCATCCACAAAATACCGATTCGTTAATTCGAATCGGGTTTTTGCGGAATTATTTACCCGATATCCGGCCGCCATTTCCGGGCGAATGACGACGTGCGGCATCGCCACACGTCGTCCGTGACAGCACTTCAGTCAGCGATTACTTCCCGCCGCCCGGCAGCGCGATATCGATCAGCACCGGATCGTGATCCGACGAGCGATACGCATCCGGCGCGTAGAACGTCTTCTGCTGCTCGGCCGACTTGTACGCGAGCGTGTACTGCAGCGCGAGCGGCTCGTCCGCGTTGATGTGCCATTCGTGCACGGCCTTCACGTGTGAGGCGAGCGGCAGCGTCGCGAGCGCGTGATCGAGATAGCCGGCTTCGCCGTTGTACACATAGCTGTACGCATTCGCGCCGATCCAGCGTGCGACGAGGTTGCGGTAGCCGCGCGATTCGAGCGTGCGGATCGGGTCTTCATACGTGTAGCTGTTGAAGTCGCCGATCAGCAGCACGCCCTGGCCCGCGACACCCGTCGGGTTGCCGGCCAGCCAGTCGGCCACCTTCGCCGCCGCGCGCGTGCGCGTCGGGTTCCAGCAGCCCTGGCCGTCGCCCTGGTCGAGATCGTCGTTCGCGGCGTCCGGGCAGTTCTTCGACTTCAGGTGGTTCACGGCCACCGTCAGCGCCTGCTTGTTGCCGTTGATCAGCCGGAACGATTGCGCGAGCGGCTGGCGGTTCTTGTCGTCGATCGCGAGCGTCGCCGCGCGGCCGACCGGTTCGACCTTGCGGCTGTCGTAGATCATCGCGACCGTGATCGCATCGCCGCCGAGGCGCGACACGCCCGGATCGACGACGCGCCAGTTGTTGCCGAGCTTCGCCGCGAGCTGGCGCACCGCACTCAGTTCGCCGTAGCCGTTGTTCTGGATTTCCATCAGGCCGATCACGTCGGCATCGATCGCCTTCAGCGCGCTGACGATCTTCGCTTCCTGACGCTGGAATTCCTGGAAGGTCTTCGCGCCGCGGTTGTTCGGATCGTCGAAGCCGCCGCCGAGCCCGTTGCCGTTGAAGTAGTTCAGCACGTTGAACGATGCGACACGCAGGTTCGACTTCGGATCGCGTGCGGGTGCGTTGGTGCGCGGGTTCGTGCGCGCTTCGAACGCCGGCACGGCCGCGCCGGGCAGCGGCTGCACGCGCCATGCGCCGTAACGCACCTCGAGCACGCCTTCGACGTCGCGCACGGTGTAGCCCGCACGCAGCGTGTTCGCGGCCGACAGGCCCGGCGCCGGGTACGGCACGGTCGCGGGGTTCTGCTTGTTCGAGCCGTCGTCGAGGACGAGGCGGTTGCGCGCGTTCGCATCGATCTGCGTCTGCGCCTGCGCGGGCGGCACGACGCTCGTCGGCGTGCGCAGGCGGCCGTTGCTGAGCATCACGCTGCCGTAGCGGCCAAGCTCGTAGTTGTCGGTGACGTTCAGCGTCTGCGGCAGGCGCACCAGCATCCCTTCATACGCGGCGAACGCGTTCGGGCTGTCGACCGGCAGCGTGAGCGTCGTGGGCGTGACCGTCTGGCCGTTCGCGCACACCGCGATCGCACCCGACTGCGTGAGCTGCGTCTGCCCGTACTTCTCCTCGACCTTGCCTGTCACGTGCACGAGATCGCCGGCCTTCGCACGCACTTTTGGCGCGTAGACGAACAGGCCTTCCGACACGCCCGGCTGGTTGCGGCGCTGCGCGTCGGCCTGCTGGACGAAGAAGCCGCCGAAGCCGTCCGTGCCGCCGAAATCGGCGGTGACGACGGCTTCGATCGACACGTTCTGGCCGGCGAGCGGCGACGGCGCGCCCGGCCCCTGGATATCGGCGATCGGCGTCGTGCTGCCGCCGCAGTTCGGGCTGACGGGCGCGGCAGTGGCGGCGAAAACCGGCGCGGCGAGCGTCGGGAGCAGCAGTAGCGGGGTAAACAGGCGGATTGTCGAGCGCATGACGGGAAATCCCGGTTGTGAGGGTGGCGAAAGCTTAGCGGCGCTCAATGACAGTTTTTGGTAATCGAAAGACAGGTCGATGTAATTGTCGTTATCGCGCGTCGATCGCCATCAAGCGCGCGTTCATGCCTGAAAAAGCGGGGCAATCGTCTGACAAGAAGCCGCCGTGCCCGTGACGATTGCCCCGCGTGCCTTCACCGCCGCGGCGTCACGCTATACCGTCCCCGGCAACGCGCTCGACACGAGCACGGCCGCGACCATCAGCACACCGCCGAGCACGACCGCCTCGATCCGCAACACTGTGCCGAACCGTTTCAGTGAAACAGCCGGCATCGCGGCAGCCGGATCCTTCAGCGCGGCCAACAGCTTCGGCATCCAGAAGAAGCGGTTATGCCCACCGAGCGCCGCCGCGATCAACACCAGCGCGAGCTTCAGCAGCAGGATCTGTCCGTATGTCGACGCAAGCAGGTTGACGGGCGTATCGACGCCGCGCCAGCCGTTGTACGCGCCGGTCGCGAACAGCACGACCAGCGCATACGTCGATGCATCGGACAGCGACTGCACGAACGACGCGCCCGTCGTGCGTTCGCTCGCGGGCATGCCGGTGAGCCGCGGCATCACACCGAACGCCGTCACGAGCACGAGCCCGACCCACGCGCTGATCGCCAGCAGATGCAGCCAGTCGACCCACACGGGCAAGCTGAACAGCCCTGCGTCCACCGGATGCCCGCCGTTGCTGCGCGCGAGCGCGACACAGGCGAGCGCGGCCCAGATCGCGAACGGAAAGCGCGTATCGTGCGCGCGCCTGACGAACGACAGCAGCACGACGACGAGCATGAATACGGCGCCGGCCAGCCATGCATGACCGAACCCCGTGCCCGCGAGCATCGCGCAGACGGCCGGCCCCGCATCGAGCAACGACACGTCGCTCATCAGCGCGCAGTGCGCCCAGAACGCGGTGATGCTCGCGAGCAGCGACACGACGGACGCGATACGCAACGTCGCGACGAGCCGCTGCGAGACGCCGTGCCGCCATGCCGACGCGCCGCGCGCGAGCCAGTGGCTGCCGAGCAGCGCACCGACGACGACGGCGAACCCGGCGTTCTGGATCGCCACCGCCACGAGCCGCAGCAGGCCGACGATGCCGTCGTTC
It encodes the following:
- a CDS encoding ExeM/NucH family extracellular endonuclease, which codes for MRSTIRLFTPLLLLPTLAAPVFAATAAPVSPNCGGSTTPIADIQGPGAPSPLAGQNVSIEAVVTADFGGTDGFGGFFVQQADAQRRNQPGVSEGLFVYAPKVRAKAGDLVHVTGKVEEKYGQTQLTQSGAIAVCANGQTVTPTTLTLPVDSPNAFAAYEGMLVRLPQTLNVTDNYELGRYGSVMLSNGRLRTPTSVVPPAQAQTQIDANARNRLVLDDGSNKQNPATVPYPAPGLSAANTLRAGYTVRDVEGVLEVRYGAWRVQPLPGAAVPAFEARTNPRTNAPARDPKSNLRVASFNVLNYFNGNGLGGGFDDPNNRGAKTFQEFQRQEAKIVSALKAIDADVIGLMEIQNNGYGELSAVRQLAAKLGNNWRVVDPGVSRLGGDAITVAMIYDSRKVEPVGRAATLAIDDKNRQPLAQSFRLINGNKQALTVAVNHLKSKNCPDAANDDLDQGDGQGCWNPTRTRAAAKVADWLAGNPTGVAGQGVLLIGDFNSYTYEDPIRTLESRGYRNLVARWIGANAYSYVYNGEAGYLDHALATLPLASHVKAVHEWHINADEPLALQYTLAYKSAEQQKTFYAPDAYRSSDHDPVLIDIALPGGGK
- a CDS encoding CopD family protein, translating into MNDGIVGLLRLVAVAIQNAGFAVVVGALLGSHWLARGASAWRHGVSQRLVATLRIASVVSLLASITAFWAHCALMSDVSLLDAGPAVCAMLAGTGFGHAWLAGAVFMLVVVLLSFVRRAHDTRFPFAIWAALACVALARSNGGHPVDAGLFSLPVWVDWLHLLAISAWVGLVLVTAFGVMPRLTGMPASERTTGASFVQSLSDASTYALVVLFATGAYNGWRGVDTPVNLLASTYGQILLLKLALVLIAAALGGHNRFFWMPKLLAALKDPAAAMPAVSLKRFGTVLRIEAVVLGGVLMVAAVLVSSALPGTV
- a CDS encoding S10 family serine carboxypeptidase-like protein, with the translated sequence MKPDRSCTGSHRARRGRMAGLGALTAMTLALAACGGDDSSSVGASSLAQATASQQASAQAAGSQTPAANQPYVDQVAYSMNATDGLAASQVSEKAAVMHYQWKGGGTTVNYTTTTGHLTAQDANGNAEASMSYVAYTAPSKNGKPRPVTFVYNGGPGSSSIWLRLGSFAPTRVATPDPGFGSNWPNYPIVDNAESLIDTTDLVFIDPPGTGLSEAVLPNTNQKYWGSDADVNIMRDFIQRYLNVNSRGTSPIYLYGESYGTPRTDMLALALESAGVHLTGIVLQSAILNYFADAVEAVAITQSTEGLLLETDTVAGYLPGYAAVAAYFNQVSPAPVNQGLYALQTELFTTLIYNQLQKYSQSWVLSQLGIPDALGTPVFPSDATLKLWGIPSGLTLQALQGYFNANPFGTSLLPGTTIGRYDGRVSLPNSDPRLQNDGDPSDILISQPFTNALATQMPDYLGYSAPNATYLPLNDNIIGVWDFTHDGQPMPDTIPDLLGALQLNPKLRVLAENGYHDLATPFFNTEKQLARLQTVKGLNPKLQVNFFQGGHMIYLDDVARPQMKRDLTTFYKGARIPTALTLHTLPPPWPDENPPSVPTGSVPGATAATTLAAAP
- a CDS encoding helix-turn-helix domain-containing protein; the protein is MTPPAHPSDFSRDPLFARTVAFCAFTDVEEQARSFDGWNMNYTQISGGLFHGSSSIVSLGGIKLLVEDLDKIILQQGAVPSERIAVAVPLELEGHARLCGEKSGRDSLHVFSSQPQFEFYSPDRHLLVNVEIEPEKLSTEAMRTVAASLRAQPHSPVIPMATYVADHLRDLLRQTLAAAARGPRIDDVATQDRIELLERTVLYAISEVMTAAVPEAGVPAARPTKYWSLVNAVQERLQDASTCPLSIAELCVQLGISRRTAQYAFHDTLNLNPIAYLRAVRLNHVRRELRLGDSVTSAATKWGFWHLSSFAQDYRAMFGELPSATAKRYAAHRAI
- a CDS encoding 2-oxoglutarate dehydrogenase produces the protein MSPLIVLGAVMSSAYALPPQAVAPVKLPHGGRGVDGPFFPATRAAPVLPSTGSALQQQAQQRVDARLGGNTVLSNGAAVTKAQAQSSGLGFVSKHFDEIDAKHTGRVTMSDVRQFIQQRQVQAQQEQQDE
- a CDS encoding D-arabinono-1,4-lactone oxidase; protein product: MELPRGGFWRNWVGNQSCVAAHLAAPTSEAEIAELVRTATRQGKHVRCSGSGHSFTPVVATSGLLLSLQDYQGIVDVDQGRKRVTVKAGTKLNAVTRHLKEVGLSLVNQGDIDSQAIAGALATGTHGTGTTLSNLSSQVVGMRIVRPDGSILDVSDRKDPDLLHATQVNIGMFGVVSELTLQVTDAFWLHDRVWREDFDALMEQYDELAAKHRHFGFFWCPTSASRDLYCLPDTTKVSNSKKDYDVCEIKVMDVTDERTFHEGEHEKIAYSSEVYAIHYVPNFHELEYAVPAQHGKEALRRVRELILTKHRDCIFPVEYRFTKGDPAWISPFHQQDSVTISCSGGPNGVDYWPFLKDVDDILRDYASRPHWGKLHFTNRDDVDRWFPKAEAFRALRRSVDPEGYFLNDHLRTLFS